A genomic region of Papaver somniferum cultivar HN1 chromosome 7, ASM357369v1, whole genome shotgun sequence contains the following coding sequences:
- the LOC113296006 gene encoding PH, RCC1 and FYVE domains-containing protein 1-like, with translation MWSFKQGGARFDPFSTTGGSQISSLSQLKDIAFPSSLTAIQQALNPVATSAPPQPQAAVPSRPASPYARKPSPPRSATPVFSKSIIDSLKKTNELLNQEVMRLQNQVKSLKQKCDTQEVELQKSQIRAEEESSKCIQAMEVTKATAAQLKAMTETLPADVYDSETLRAMHSQVEALL, from the exons ATGTG GTCATTTAAGCAAGGTGGAGCGAGATTTGATCCTTTTTCTACAACAGGAGGTTCCCAAATTTCGTCTCTCTCCCAACTTAAAGATATTGCTTTTCCAAGTTCATTGACCGCAATTCAACAGGCTTTAAATCCAGTTGCTACCTCTGCACCTCCTCAGCCTCAGGCTGCAGTACCTTCTAGACCGGCTTCACCATATGCGCGAAAGCCAAGTCCTCCACGCTCTGCGACTCCTGTATTTTCTAAGAGTATTATTGATAGCCTCAAGAAAACAAATGAGCTTTTGAACCAAGAAGTCATGAGGTTGCAAAACCAG GTTAAGAGTTTGAAACAGAAGTGTGACACTCAAGAGGTAGAGCTACAGAAATCACAAATAAGAGCAGAGGAAGAATCGTCCAAATGTATACAAGCGATGGAAGTAACCAAGGCTACCGCTGCCCAG TTGAAGGCGATGACAGAAACGTTACCTGCGGATGTGTATGACAGTGAAACATTAAGAGCCATGCATAGTCAAGTGGAAGCTTTGCTATAA